In Nicotiana tabacum cultivar K326 chromosome 17, ASM71507v2, whole genome shotgun sequence, one DNA window encodes the following:
- the LOC107803388 gene encoding putative F-box protein At1g49610 — translation MGVASDRFSSLPDSVLLHILSFLPFDDVVRTTLLCKQWKPLWSFSTSLNFIHRPKDFISLKKFASFVDKSLINLHCNHSSITKLHLDFPFKRCFSSDVTVWVLFAITHKVKELNLILSSDAEDLYKLPKRLFSNPYIEKVNWVGCKFDKVEVFRWDSLRELRIGSIEFCDDMVRKVVFGSPWLELLELDNCWGFKRLDLVGGKVSKLVVNGYNGEAIKKNSMLLDFEVVEIEAPCVKVLELNGCFRRMNNIQLKNVMSCVSVKLDFQFTKDEERVNYVDMLVGMIGSLRHVKDVMLGTWCIEVMSSWPMKSLPFSMSSYECLTLHTPIQERYLPGIVRILQSSSNLRMLIIHMAPPYFEFETCFIPLAYDVYSVGGRCQLSMLSKDCGLHLKKIRICCFEGMRSGQEVLFLRDLLLICANLEEMIIEWRSGHQNSSIRDASDEFVA, via the exons ATGGGTGTAGCTTCAGACCGATTCTCTTCGTTGCCGGACTCAGTTCTGCTTCACATTCTCTCCTTTCTCCCCTTCGACGACGTCGTTCGCACCACCCTCCTCTGCAAGCAATGGAAACCTCTCTGGTCCTTCTCCACCTCCCTCAATTTCATTCACCGTCCCAAAGATTTCATCTCCTTAAAAAAATTCGCTTCTTTTGTTGACAAATCACTTATAAACTTGCACTGTAACCACAGCAGCATAACAAAACTCCACCTTGATTTCCCCTTCAAACGTTGTTTCTCATCCGATGTTACTGTCTGGGTCCTTTTCGCCATCACCCATAAAGTCAAAGAGCTCAACTTGATTCTCTCCAGTGATGCTGAGGATCTGTATAAGTTGCCTAAGAGATTATTTTCAAACCCTTATATtgaaaaagtgaattgggttggTTGTAAGTTTGATAAAGTTGAGGTTTTCAGATGGGATTCTTTGAGGGAATTAAGAATTGGGTCGATCGAATTTTGTGATGATATGGTGAGGAAAGTTGTTTTTGGGAGCCCGTGGTTGGAGTTGTTGGAGTTGGATAATTGTTGGGGTTTTAAGCGTTTGGATTTGGTAGGTGGGAAAGTGAGTAAATTGGTGGTGAATGGGTATAATGGGGAAGCAATAAAGAAGAATAGTATGTTATTGGATTTTGAAGTAGTGGAAATAGAAGCACCTTGTGTTAAGGTGTTGGAGTTAAATGGATGTTTTAGAAGAATGAATAATATTCAGTTGAAGAATGTGATGAGTTGTGTTTCTGTTAAGCTTGATTTTCAGTTTACTAAGGATGAGGAGCGTGTCAACTATGTTGATATGTTGGTGGGCATGATTGGGAGTTTAAGGCATGTAAAGGATGTTATGTTAGGGACATGGTGCATTGAG GTTATGTCGTCTTGGCCTATGAAAAGTTTGCCGTTTTCCATGAGCAGTTATGAGTGTTTGACACTGCATACTCCCATCCAGGAGCGGTATCTCCCTGGCATTGTACGCATACTACAAAGTTCATCCAACCTTCGGATGTTAATCATACATATGGCCCCACCCTACTTCGAGTTTGAG ACTTGCTTTATTCCACTTGCATATGATGTTTACTCTGTTGGAGGAAGGTGTCAACTGTCTATGCTTTCTAAAGATTGTGGTCTTCACCTTAAAAAGATTAGGATTTGTTGCTTTGAAGGAATGCGTTCTGGTCAAGAAGTCCTGTTCCTGCGCGATCTTCTTTTGATATGTGCTAACCTTGAGGAGATGATTATTGAATGGAGATCTGGACACCAGAACTCCTCGATTCGTGATGCATCAGATGAGTTTGTGGCTTAA